GGGCTGAAGGCGCGTTTTTACAGCAACAGGGAAATAAATGCGCAAGTGCCGAAGATTAAACAGGCTGTGGAAAGCGGAGCGATCACTCCGGCAGCAGCCGCAAATGATCTGCTTTTGTTATATGACAAAAAAGGAATGCGATAATGGGTATTGTTGAAGATAAAATAAAAGATTTAAGAGGGCGTGAGGAGAAAATCCTGAATATGGGCGGAGATGCCGCCGTTGCCAAACAGCATGAAAGCGGCAAGCTGACCGCGCGCGAGCGTTTAAATCTGCTGTTTGATGACGGAACATTTCGTGAAATTGATATGTTTGTAGCGCATCGCTGCGTCAATTTTATTATGGAAACAGTTGACATCCCGTCCGACGGGGTCGTCACCGGACACGGACTTGTGTCCGGCCGTCCGGTTTTTGCATTTTCGCAGGATTTTACCTCCCGGGCCGGCAGTCTGGGCGAAATGCATGCCAAGAAAATATGCAAAGTGATGGACTTGGCTTTAAAGGCCGGTGTTCCTTTTGTGGGCATCAACGATTCCGGAGGGGCTCGCATCCAGGAAGGGGTGGACGCCCTTTCCGGCTACGGCCAGATATTTTTCCGCAATTCAGCGGCATCGGGCGTGATCCCCCAGATTTCCGCCATCATGGGGCCCACGGCCGGCGGCGCCGTTTATTCGCCGGCCATGACGGACTGGATTTTCATGGTAAAAAACAGCAGTTATATGTTCATCACCGGACCGGAGGTCATTAAAGCGGTAACCGGAGAGGAGATATCCTTTGAAGCGCTTGGGGGCGCCATGACCCACAACAAGAAGAGCGGCGTGGCTCATTTTGCCTGTGAGAGCGATGAGGATGCCATCCGCCGGATTCAAGCGCTGCTGTCATACCTGCCGGCCAACAATATGGAAGATCCGCCCGTGGTGGACACGGGGGATGATCCGACGCGGGTGGACCCGGCCCTGGACACCGTTATTCCGGACCGACCCAGCAAGCCTTATGATATGAAGCACG
The window above is part of the Desulfobacterales bacterium genome. Proteins encoded here:
- a CDS encoding carboxyl transferase domain-containing protein, which encodes MGIVEDKIKDLRGREEKILNMGGDAAVAKQHESGKLTARERLNLLFDDGTFREIDMFVAHRCVNFIMETVDIPSDGVVTGHGLVSGRPVFAFSQDFTSRAGSLGEMHAKKICKVMDLALKAGVPFVGINDSGGARIQEGVDALSGYGQIFFRNSAASGVIPQISAIMGPTAGGAVYSPAMTDWIFMVKNSSYMFITGPEVIKAVTGEEISFEALGGAMTHNKKSGVAHFACESDEDAIRRIQALLSYLPANNMEDPPVVDTGDDPTRVDPALDTVIPDRPSKPYDMKHVILSIVDNGEIFEPHALYAQNIIVCFARLNGRTIGIIANQPMVRAGVLDINASDKATRFIRFCDAFNIPMLTIADVPGYMPGSQQEWGGIIRHGAKLLWCYSEATVPKLLLVTRKAYGGSYLAMCSKDLGADMAFAWPSAEIAVMGAEGASNIIHRKAIQSAADPAAERKNKISEYETLFSNPYQAAGRGYIDAVIMPRETRPRLIAALEAMGAKRETRPPKKHGNIPV